A section of the Trichomycterus rosablanca isolate fTriRos1 chromosome 6, fTriRos1.hap1, whole genome shotgun sequence genome encodes:
- the zranb2 gene encoding zinc finger Ran-binding domain-containing protein 2 isoform X1: MSGKSFRVSDGDWVCPDKKCGNVNFARRTSCNRCGIDKTTEAKLMKAGGTEIGKTLAEKSRGLFSANDWQCKTCGNVNWARRSECNMCNTPKYAKLEERTGYGGGFNERENVVYNEREESDGEYDEFGRIKKKFRGKNKKEDEKKEPEKKDAVEVHKDAAVNDDDEDDDDDEEDGDISKYKLDDDDDDDEADLSKYDLDGSEELNPSDKKGSASGSSRSSSRSSSSSSQSRSRSRSRSRSSSGSRSRSRSRSRSRSSSRSRKGSASPRKRSRSSSPERGQKRSRSRSSSGGHKKRRSRSQSSERFGFLWCKNGLFISFCIHFIRHFIHVDVL, from the exons ATGTCTGGAAAGAGTTTTCGGGTCAGCGACGGAGACTGGGTCTGTCCGGATAAAAA GTGTGGAAATGTGAACTTTGCCAGAAGAACAAGTTGCAACCGATGTGGAATAG acaaaacaacCGAGGCAAAGCTGATGAAGGCTGGGGGTACAGAGATTGGAAAGACCCTGGCTGAAAAGAGCAGGGGACTCTTCAGTGCGAACGACTGGCAGTGCAAAAC ATGCGGCAATGTGAACTGGGCCAGAAGATCAGAGTGCAACATGTGCAACACCCCCAAGTATGCCAAACTAGAAGAAAGAACAG GGTATGGTGGCGGTTTTAACGAGAGGGAGAATGTGGTTTATAATGAGCGTGAGGAGTCTGATGGAGAATATGATGAG TTTGGTCGTATAAAAAAGAAGTTTCGGGGCAAAAACAAGAAGGAGGACGAAAAGAAAGAGCCAGAAAAAAAGGACGCTGTTGAAGTACATAAAGATGCTGCTgtgaatgatgatgatgaagacgaCGACGATGACGAAGAAGATGGTGACATTTCAAAATACAAACTTGAT GATGACGACGACGACGATGAGGCTGATTTGTCCAAGTATGATTTGGATGGAAGTGAGGAACTGAATCCATCTGATAAGAAAGGCAGTGCCTCTGGGTCTTCTCGCTCCTCCTCTCGCTCCTCCAGCTCAAGCTCACAATCTCGGTCCAGGTCCAG ATCCCGCTCCAGGAGTTCTTCTGGTTCCAGATCCCGCTCGCGCTCGAGGTCTCGCTCAAG ATCCAGCTCCCGCTCTCGAAAAGGCTCTGCTTCTCCAAGAAAGAGGTCTCGCTCATCATCCCCCGAGAGAGGCCAGAAGAGAAGTCGCTCAAGATCCTCCTCTGGTGGACACAAAAAAAGACGCTCTCGCTCACAGTCGTCCGAAAGGTTTGGGTTTCTGTGGTGTAAAAATGgcctatttatttctttttgcatTCATTTTATCAGGCACTTTATACATGTTGATGTTCTATAA
- the LOC134317345 gene encoding LOW QUALITY PROTEIN: prostaglandin E2 receptor EP3 subtype-like (The sequence of the model RefSeq protein was modified relative to this genomic sequence to represent the inferred CDS: substituted 1 base at 1 genomic stop codon) has protein sequence MFSCVWVSYDSVSVAFPITMMITGMVGNSLAIILVYISYRKKENKRKQSFLLCIGSLALTDLFGQLLTSPIVISVYRAELSWERVDASGTLCAFFGVCMTTFGLCSLFLASAMAIERSLAITAPHWYSNNMKTSVTKQLLLTIWVVVLFFALLPVVGVGKYTLQWPGTWCFISTGDADVTGNTFFATTFAALGITSLLVTFSCNVVTIRALVLRCRTKPSASQSSRQWERLTTETVIQLMGIMCVLLICWSPLMVGIPTSFTXKVNSSNCFSQDTWL, from the exons ATGTTCTCCTGTGTCTGGGTTTCCTATGATTCGGTGTCCGTCGCTTTTCCCATCACCATGATGATTACAGGGATGGTGGGAAATTCCCTTGCAATTATACTAGTTTATATTTCTTATCGAAAAAAGGAGAACAAAAGGAAGCAATCGTTTTTGCTGTGCATTGGATCTTTAGCGCTGACTGACCTGTTCGGACAACTGCTCACTAGTCCTATAGTGATTTCTGTATACAGAGCAGAGCTGAGCTGGGAGCGCGTCGATGCGTCCGGGACCTTGTGCGCGttttttggagtttgcatgaccACTTTTGGTCTGTGTTCGCTGTTTTTAGCCAGTGCCATGGCCATCGAAAGGAGTCTGGCTATTACTGCTCCGCACTGGTACTCCAACAATATGAAAACTAGTGTGACCAAGCAGTTGCTGCTCACCATCTGGGTTGTGGTGCTATTCTTCGCCTTGTTGCCTGTTGTCGGGGTTGGGAAATACACTTTGCAGTGGCCCGGTACCTGGTGCTTTATCAGTACAGGTGACGCAGATGTAACAGGTAACACGTTCTTCGCGACCACGTTTGCAGCTCTCGGAATCACCTCGTTGCTGGTCACTTTCTCCTGTAATGTGGTGACCATCCGTGCGTTAGTGCTGCGCTGCCGGACGAAACCCAGCGCGTCTCAGTCCTCCAGGCAGTGGGAGAGACTGACCACAGAGACCGTGATTCAGCTGATGGGCATCATGTGCGTACTGCTCATCTGCTGGTCTCCTTTAATGGTTGGTATTCCTACAAGTTTCACCTAGAAAGTAAACAGTTCAAATT GTTTTTCTCAG GACACTTGGCTGTAA
- the zranb2 gene encoding zinc finger Ran-binding domain-containing protein 2 isoform X2, with the protein MSGKSFRVSDGDWVCPDKKCGNVNFARRTSCNRCGIDKTTEAKLMKAGGTEIGKTLAEKSRGLFSANDWQCKTCGNVNWARRSECNMCNTPKYAKLEERTGYGGGFNERENVVYNEREESDGEYDEFGRIKKKFRGKNKKEDEKKEPEKKDAVEVHKDAAVNDDDEDDDDDEEDGDISKYKLDDDDDDDEADLSKYDLDGSEELNPSDKKGSASGSSRSSSRSSSSSSQSRSRSRSRSRSSSGSRSRSRSRSRSRSSSRSRKGSASPRKRSRSSSPERGQKRSRSRSSSGGHKKRRSRSQSSERSHGSSGSSHSGSSSQKK; encoded by the exons ATGTCTGGAAAGAGTTTTCGGGTCAGCGACGGAGACTGGGTCTGTCCGGATAAAAA GTGTGGAAATGTGAACTTTGCCAGAAGAACAAGTTGCAACCGATGTGGAATAG acaaaacaacCGAGGCAAAGCTGATGAAGGCTGGGGGTACAGAGATTGGAAAGACCCTGGCTGAAAAGAGCAGGGGACTCTTCAGTGCGAACGACTGGCAGTGCAAAAC ATGCGGCAATGTGAACTGGGCCAGAAGATCAGAGTGCAACATGTGCAACACCCCCAAGTATGCCAAACTAGAAGAAAGAACAG GGTATGGTGGCGGTTTTAACGAGAGGGAGAATGTGGTTTATAATGAGCGTGAGGAGTCTGATGGAGAATATGATGAG TTTGGTCGTATAAAAAAGAAGTTTCGGGGCAAAAACAAGAAGGAGGACGAAAAGAAAGAGCCAGAAAAAAAGGACGCTGTTGAAGTACATAAAGATGCTGCTgtgaatgatgatgatgaagacgaCGACGATGACGAAGAAGATGGTGACATTTCAAAATACAAACTTGAT GATGACGACGACGACGATGAGGCTGATTTGTCCAAGTATGATTTGGATGGAAGTGAGGAACTGAATCCATCTGATAAGAAAGGCAGTGCCTCTGGGTCTTCTCGCTCCTCCTCTCGCTCCTCCAGCTCAAGCTCACAATCTCGGTCCAGGTCCAG ATCCCGCTCCAGGAGTTCTTCTGGTTCCAGATCCCGCTCGCGCTCGAGGTCTCGCTCAAG ATCCAGCTCCCGCTCTCGAAAAGGCTCTGCTTCTCCAAGAAAGAGGTCTCGCTCATCATCCCCCGAGAGAGGCCAGAAGAGAAGTCGCTCAAGATCCTCCTCTGGTGGACACAAAAAAAGACGCTCTCGCTCACAGTCGTCCGAAAG GAGCCATGGTTCATCTGGATCATCTCATTCTGGCTCAAGCTCACAAAAGAAATGA
- the ptger3 gene encoding prostaglandin E2 receptor EP3 subtype gives MFSCVWVSYDSVSVAFPITMMITGMVGNSLAIILVYISYRKKENKRKQSFLLCIGSLALTDLFGQLLTSPIVISVYRAELSWERVDASGTLCAFFGVCMTTFGLCSLFLASAMAIERSLAITAPHWYSNNMKTSVTKQLLLTIWVVVLFFALLPVVGVGKYTLQWPGTWCFISTGDADVTGNTFFATTFAALGITSLLVTFSCNVVTIRALVLRCRTKPSASQSSRQWERLTTETVIQLMGIMCVLLICWSPLMILMLKMISNHTSSHHCKSSTIHLLPSQDLQMDCNFFLTAIRLASLNQILDPWVYLLLREILLRKFCQVANAVSNCSLDGPKDTRKENTSDETKKQVIANDEFQKLTPPDPGGSAQA, from the exons ATGTTCTCCTGTGTCTGGGTTTCCTATGATTCGGTGTCCGTCGCTTTTCCCATCACCATGATGATTACAGGGATGGTGGGAAATTCCCTTGCAATTATACTAGTTTATATTTCTTATCGAAAAAAGGAGAACAAAAGGAAGCAATCGTTTTTGCTGTGCATTGGATCTTTAGCGCTGACTGACCTGTTCGGACAACTGCTCACTAGTCCTATAGTGATTTCTGTATACAGAGCAGAGCTGAGCTGGGAGCGCGTCGATGCGTCCGGGACCTTGTGCGCGttttttggagtttgcatgaccACTTTTGGTCTGTGTTCGCTGTTTTTAGCCAGTGCCATGGCCATCGAAAGGAGTCTGGCTATTACTGCTCCGCACTGGTACTCCAACAATATGAAAACTAGTGTGACCAAGCAGTTGCTGCTCACCATCTGGGTTGTGGTGCTATTCTTCGCCTTGTTGCCTGTTGTCGGGGTTGGGAAATACACTTTGCAGTGGCCCGGTACCTGGTGCTTTATCAGTACAGGTGACGCAGATGTAACAGGTAACACGTTCTTCGCGACCACGTTTGCAGCTCTCGGAATCACCTCGTTGCTGGTCACTTTCTCCTGTAATGTGGTGACCATCCGTGCGTTAGTGCTGCGCTGCCGGACGAAACCCAGCGCGTCTCAGTCCTCCAGGCAGTGGGAGAGACTGACCACAGAGACCGTGATTCAGCTGATGGGCATCATGTGCGTACTGCTCATCTGCTGGTCTCCTTTAATG ATACTAATGTTGAAGATGATTTCCAACCATACATCTTCTCATCACTGCAAATCCTCCACCATTCATCTGCTGCCCAGTCAGGACTTACAGATGGACTGCAACTTCTTCCTGACAGCCATACGCCTGGCTTCTCTAAATCAGATTTTAGACCCTTGGGTTTACCTTCTGCTCAGAGAGATTCTGCTGAGAAAGTTCTGCCAGGTGGCCAATGCAGTGTCCAACTGCTCACtggatggaccaaaagacactCGTAAAGAGAATACTTCAGATGAAACAAAGAAGCAGGTCATCGCGAATGACGAGTTTCAGAAACTCACTCCTCCGGATCCTGGTGGAAGTGCACAGGCTTGA